The following proteins come from a genomic window of Pocillopora verrucosa isolate sample1 chromosome 6, ASM3666991v2, whole genome shotgun sequence:
- the LOC131776378 gene encoding uncharacterized protein, whose protein sequence is MRATEVGVLLAWSRSRRQLFNYKELVIRVPVSLCLLVFLMPFTRTAISGVDGEIDSKYRRCCGMPLNTSSKCWTEAACICVDCENRTEDTSYGMEFCSSFPLNGILKNRTICQEWQSISLLQKKDKEAERNYNNFEGILQRIDCGENWETYTYSTASTCRGCLEAYKNWICYTKISEAIDEIEDHYKTHKRKQCLKFCETVLQKCPYLPPNPPGDEDLVQVGYSAFNCYSAEELIEGNGNDEDCRLSYFNPMEKCKQSTRLLQSIAATVTPRTVSASNSISNSTNTYFER, encoded by the exons ATGCGGGCAACAGAAGTGGGAGTCCTCTTGGCATGGAGTAGAAGCCGTCGACAGTTGTTTAACTACAAGGAACTCGTAATTCGGGTCCCTGTTTCGTTGTGTCTCCTAGTTTTCTTAATGCCTTTCACTCGCACTGCAATATCGGGTGTTGACGGAGAGATCGATAGCAAGTATCGCCGTTGTTGCGGAATGCCACTAAATACCTCTTCGAAATGCTGGACTGAAGCAGCTTGTATTTGTGTGGATTGTGAGAACCGCACGGAAGATACCTCATACGGCATGGAATTTTGTTCGTCTTTTCCTTTGAAtggaattttgaaaaacagaactATTTGCCAAGAGTGGCAAAGCATAAGCTTACTACAAAAGAAGGACAAAGAGGCTGAAAGAAACTACAATAATTTTGAAGGAATTTTACAGCGTATCGATTGTGGGGAAAACTGGGAAACGTACACATACTCTACAGCATCAACATGCCGCGGCTGTCTG GAAGCCTACAAGAACTGGATTTGCTACACAAAAATATCTGAAGCTATTGATGAAATTGAAGATCATTACAAGACCCACAAGAGAAAGCAATGTTTGAAGTTTTGTGAGACTGTGTTACAGAAGTGCCCTTATCTTCCGCCAAACCCACCAGGTGATGAAGACTTGGTGCAAGTAGGATATTCAGCTTTTAACTGCTATAGTGCGGAAG AATTGATTGAAGGGAATGGGAATGATGAAGATTGCCGATTAAGTTATTTCAATCCAATGGAAAAATGCAAGCAGAGCACAAGACTTCTTCAATCAATAGCTGCTACAGTAACCCCAAGGACAGTATCAGCCAGTAACTCAATATCAAACTCTACAA aCACATATTTTGAAAGATAG